In Mytilus trossulus isolate FHL-02 chromosome 10, PNRI_Mtr1.1.1.hap1, whole genome shotgun sequence, the DNA window TTGACGAATTTGTGTATCTCTTTTGACCCACaatatacaataattttataaaatttgaacaaaCTTTCGGCATCATAGAATacttataattatttgaatCATTCAGACTTTTCAATCTAGGATtgtcaattaaaatataaagttcgAATGAATAAACAgcgacgaaagataccaaagaggcATTTAACCTCATATGTCACAAATAAACTCGACAACGCATTGGAAAACACCCAAAAAGATACAGAACAGTTTACAGAACACAACATATACAACAAAGACTGGGCAACATGAGCCCCGGAAAAATACGGGATTCATCGAGAGATCCTGATTTGTAAACAAgtcatgaaattttaacatgaaATATCTTTAAACAAAATCAGATTACACAAATTAAATTGAgttatttaaaatcatgtattccaattcaacaaaatattaaatatggtTAATCGAATTCTGGAAAATCAACcttcatttttatatcattcGATTGCAAACAAAAAGGCTTCATTGAATCGATTTGCAACCAACAATTTATTGGTAGATTTGTCATAATGTAGAGCCCATAGCAATCTCAGTCCATCTTCACTTGATAAGAGTTGTCTGTAGTGTTGTCCATCAGGAGAAATAACGACCACATTGTTAGAATCAAATCCTGCTACATACACGTTACCATCATTGTCTACAGATATACTTAATGGAGACATCAGAACATTTCTATCACAGAACGTCCACAGTGTGTTACCATGGTAATCACAACAGGTTACACTGTGATTTCTATAATGTGTGTAGTACAGTTTGTCACCTAATGCTGCAACGTACGCAAAATCTGGAAGTTGGGTTTTGCTAACATTGGTAATTGTTTCATCATTCAGACTGATCATCTGTATTCCTTTTTCTTGGGcacaataaatcaaatgtcCATCTTTGTATACTAGTCCAGAATTATATGAATTCACTGTTATTGATTTCTTCAGTTTGTGCTTCTTTAAGTCGATTATATTAATCTGATTTGAACAGCCAGAAGTTACAGCAATAGAATCATCACCACTAAATACCACATTAAAAGTGGGACcgattttctttatttgaaaatctttcGATCCGTCAGACTTGAGCACTTTTATCTTTTGTTGGCTAGAACTCGAGAATACCATCTTATCGCCAGGAAGCAGTGAACAACTATGAACATTTGACAACCCTGTATTGATACGTTTCTGTAATTTCAGAGTTAGGTTATCAATATTTCTGGTTGGAAAAGCTATCATAATCTGAGCTTGTCTATCCTTCCTTTTCTGAATGGAAAAATCACATGGATCAGAACTGACATTAATTTCCCCAAACTTCTGTACGATGGCAGATATTTGCTGCAAAGACTTGTTAATCTGGAATGAAATATTGACTTGATTTGTGGATCCACTTGTGGTAatcaattgaataaatttttcttcggttgaaatatctttttcgaTATTTTTCATGGTTAAAAACGTTTGAAGGTCAGGCGCATGCTTTTTAATACTAGCAATGTTTTCTTGTACCTCAATGATATCTGATTCCTTCTTTTTCAGAGTAGTcaataatttttctatttttctattttcttgttGTTCAACTCTCACTAGTTCGTTAATCAAGTCATCTTGGAGTTTATCAAGGTGATGATTTATATGTACCCTGCTTTGTTTTATTTCGGCTTCAATTTCTCTCTTCTTATTTTCTAGCAATGTTAAATTTTCTCTCCTGTTAGTGTGGAGTTGTTTAATATTCTGGACGACTTCCAGCAGGGTCTGTTCGAATTCGTAAAAAGCGTTTGAAGTTTTGATGTTCTTTACGAGTACATTTATGTCCGTTAAACTTTTACAGTCGGTGTGAGAATTCTCACATTTCTGACAGCATGGACAATCGTGGTCTCTACAGAAAAGTTTGAATTTCTCATTATGAAGTTTGCAGGTCTGGGCGATGTGTATGACTTCGGTCGGTAATGTTTTGTATTCGGCGATAAAAACGGTTTCATGGCTTTTTGACGCCTTGGAATCAGAGTTATGATTTTCGCGCTCTTTATCAAGTCCTTCATCACATTCCGAACACCATACTACTGAATGTTCATTAATCTGAAGATTTTCACCAACACCACAATTACTGCAATTGGTTGCCATATGTCTACAATAGAATATATGTACATACATGAATACTTTACAAATCGTTATGATGATGGTGATGGTTATGGTGATAGTATTTTTGATTTACTGGTTATGGTGATGGTGATGGTAATGGTGATAGTATTGGTGATTTGATGTTATGGTGATGGTTATGGTAATGATTTTGGTGATGGTAATGGTGATAGTATTTGTGATTAACTGGTTATGATGACAGTGATTGTAATGGTGATAGTATTGATGATTTGATGGTTAGGGTGATGGTTATGGTAATGATGATGGTGATGATTATGGTGATGGTGATTTGATGGTTTTGGTAATGGTGATGATGATgctatatattttttccttaacacttttgataaattattttatatgctTTAGACTACCCACATGATGCAAATGTTATGCGTATTTTGCAAGATTTGAACCCTTAAAATGCACAAGAAAGCTCAAAAAGCAATGTTCTATATAACTTACATTCCCAATGTGTATAACTCTTTCAAAAATCAATGATTGGCATTGATATTAAAAAACGACTAAAATATTGCTATAATAAACTTACGgaataagttttataacattctGGCAAGCATTGTACGAATGAGTGCACTAATTATAATGATGCAAGTTTATTCatactgaacgact includes these proteins:
- the LOC134687782 gene encoding uncharacterized protein LOC134687782, yielding MATNCSNCGVGENLQINEHSVVWCSECDEGLDKERENHNSDSKASKSHETVFIAEYKTLPTEVIHIAQTCKLHNEKFKLFCRDHDCPCCQKCENSHTDCKSLTDINVLVKNIKTSNAFYEFEQTLLEVVQNIKQLHTNRRENLTLLENKKREIEAEIKQSRVHINHHLDKLQDDLINELVRVEQQENRKIEKLLTTLKKKESDIIEVQENIASIKKHAPDLQTFLTMKNIEKDISTEEKFIQLITTSGSTNQVNISFQINKSLQQISAIVQKFGEINVSSDPCDFSIQKRKDRQAQIMIAFPTRNIDNLTLKLQKRINTGLSNVHSCSLLPGDKMVFSSSSQQKIKVLKSDGSKDFQIKKIGPTFNVVFSGDDSIAVTSGCSNQINIIDLKKHKLKKSITVNSYNSGLVYKDGHLIYCAQEKGIQMISLNDETITNVSKTQLPDFAYVAALGDKLYYTHYRNHSVTCCDYHGNTLWTFCDRNVLMSPLSISVDNDGNVYVAGFDSNNVVVISPDGQHYRQLLSSEDGLRLLWALHYDKSTNKLLVANRFNEAFLFAIE